From the Cyanobium sp. M30B3 genome, the window CCCATGGCCTGCAGGACGGTTTCCGGCACCGGCGTGGGACCGGGAATCATCAGGGTGAGCTTGTCCTGCATGGGGGTGGCGAGGCGGTGGGCGAGTGGGTGCGCGGGCGGTTGGCAGATCGCCCGACGGCAGCGCAATCCACCAACATAAAAAATGGCCTTCGCCGCTCCGGCCCCGGTGTCCAGCTCCGTTCCCTCCGCCGCGGCGTCCCGCCCCGACCACTCCAGCGCCGGGGGCGGATTCACCCTGCCGGTTTGGCTGGCCGCGGCGGCCCGGGCGGCCCTGCAGCAGCTGCGCGCTGAGCCGGTGCAGCGGCCCCAGTCCCTGCAGCTGGAGGCCGGGCTCGTGCCCGTGCCGATCGAGGCGGTGGCGCCCCTGGAGGATGGCTGCGCCCTGGCGATGGTGCGCTGCGATCCTGGAGAGGCGGTGCTCGATCTCACCCGCGGGCTGCTGCTGTGGGTTCAGCTGCGCTGGCTCGATGGGCCCGGGGACTGGCTGGAGCTGGTGGCGGGCCACGGGGTGGGCCGGCTGGCGGCCAGCGGCGAGGCCTGTCTGTCGGGCTATGCCAGGGAGCTGCTGGAGTGGAACCTGCGGCCCCTGCTGCCCCCGGGCCGGCGCCTGGCCCTGCGGATCGTGATCCCGGAGGGCGCACGCCTGGCCGCCCGCACCAGCAATGCCGCCTTCGGGGTGGTGGACGGTCTGGCCCTGATCGGCACCCAGGCCACGGTGCAGCGCAGTGCCGCGCCCGAGCAGCTGGAGGCGGCCCTGGCTGAGCTGCGCCGGCGGGCTGCTGCACCGGGCTTCGGCGGTGAGCTGGTGCTGGTGATCGGTGAGAACGGTCTCGACCTGGCACCGCGCCTGGGCCTGCCGCCCGAGCTGCTGCTCAAGGCGGGCAACTGGCTGGGGCCGTTGCTGGTGGCGGCGGCCGAGGCGGGCGTGCGGCGCCTGCTGCTGTTCGGCTACCAGGGCAAGCTGATCAAGCTGGCCGGCGGCATCTTCCACACCCATCACCACCTGGCCGATGGCCGCGCCGAGGTGCTCACCGCCCTGGCGGCCCTGGAGGGGCTGGCGGGTGCCGACCTGGAGGCCCTGCACGGCGCCGCCACCGTGGACCAGGCCATGGCCCAGCTCAGCCGCCACCAGCCGGCCCTGGCCGGCCGTCTGCAGGGGCGGATCGCCGCCGCCGTCGAGCGGCGCAGCAGCGCCTATCTGGAGCGCCACGGTCAACCGGCGATGGCGGTGGGGGCGGTGCTGTTCGATCGCGATCGGCGGGTCTGTGCAGCCGGACCGGTCGGTGCCCTGCTGCGGCAGGACCTCAGCGCGGGTGTTTCCGGCAACCCTGGGGGTGTGCCCGCTGCAGAGGCGGCAAAGGGCGACTCCTAGGCTGGCCCGAATGCCCCTGGGCCGTCCGGCCTGCTCCATGCCCGTTCTTGACGCCGCCTCCCAGTCGACCCGCCATCCGGCGATCGTGATCCTGGATTTCGGCTCCCAGTATTCCGAGCTGATCGCCCGGCGCGTGCGCGAGACCGAGGTGTTCTCGCTGGTGATGGCCTACACCACCACGGCGGAAGAGCTGAAGGCCATCAAGCCGAAGGGGATCATCCTCAGCGGCGGCCCCAGTTCGGTGTACGAGCCCGGTGCGCCGGTGTGCGACCCGGGCATCTGGGAGCTGGGCATCCCCGTGCTCGGCGTTTGCTACGGCATGCAGCTGATGGTGCAGCAGCTGGGCGGGGCCGTGGTGGCGGCCGGCAAGGCCGAATACGGCAAGGCGCCGCTGCATGTGGACGACCCGATCGATCTGCTCACCAACGTGGAGTCGGGCTCCACGATGTGGATGAGCCACGGCGATTCGGTGGAGCGCCTCCCCGACGGATTCGTGCGACTGGCCCATACCGACAACACGCCCGAGGCGGCGGTGGCCGATCATCAGCGCCGGCTCTATGGCGTGCAGTTCCATCCGGAGGTGGTGCACTCCACCTGCGGCATGGCCCTGATCCGCAACTTCGTTTACCACATCTGTGGCTGCGAAGCCGACTGGACCACCGCCGCCTTCATTGAGGAGGCAGTGGCCGATGTGCGCGCCCAGGTGGGCGACAAACGGGTGCTGCTGGCCCTCTCGGGCGGCGTGGATTCCTCCACGCTCGCCTTCCTGCTGCACCGGGCGATCGGTGATCAGCTCACCTGCATGTTCATCGACCAGGGCTTCATGCGCAAAGGCGAGCCCGAGTTTCTCACTGATTTCTTTGACAAGAAATTCCACATCCGCGTCGAATACATCAACGCCCGCGAGCGCTTCATCAGCAAGCTCGCAGGCATCACCGATCCGGAGGAGAAGCGCAAGCTGATCGGCACCGAGTTCATCCGCGTGTTCGAGGAGGAGAGCAAGCGCCTCGGCCCCTTCGACTACCTCGCCCAGGGCACGCTCTATCCCGATGTGATCGAGAGCGCCGGTACCAACATCGATCCCAAAACGGGCGAGCGGGTGGCCGTGAAGATCAAGAGCCACCACAACGTGGGCGGCCTGCCGAAAGACCTGCAGTTCAAGCTGGTGGAGCCCCTGCGCCGCCTGTTCAAGGACGAGGTGCGCAAGGTGGGCCGTAACCTGGGCCTGCCGGAGGAGATCGTGGGCCGTCACCCCTTCCCGGGCCCGGGCCTGGCGATCCGCATCCTGGGCGAGGTCACCAGCGAGAAGCTCAACATCCTGCGCGATGCCGACCTGATCGTGCGCGAGGAGATCCGCGATGCCGGCCTCTACAACGAGATCTGGCAGGCCTTCGCCGTGCTGCTGCCGGTGCGCAGCGTCGGGGTGATGGGTGACAAGCGCACCTATGCCTTCCCGGTGGTGCTGCGCTGCGTCTCCTCGGAGGACGGCATGACGGCCGACTGGTCCCGCCTCCCCTACGACCTGCTGGAGACCATCTCCAACCGCATCGTCAACGAAGTGAAAGGGGTGAACCGGGTGGTGCTGGACATCACCAGCAAGCCCCCCGGCACCATCGAGTGGGAGTGATGGCGGGAGTGGGATGGGTCCGTTACCCTCGGGTCCCCGGTTTCACACCGCCGTGACCGCCGCCCCAGCCCCATCCAGCGACCCTGATCTGCAGCGCCGGCTGCAGCAGGACAGCATCCAGCTGGGCAGCAAGACGATCTACCTCAATCCCTTTCTCTACTGGCGTCGTTTCGACGCCAACACCGACCGCTGGCTGCGCGAGCCCGGCCAGCTGAGCGAGGAGCAGATCCAGGCCAACCGCGGCCGCTTCTACCCCGAGGTGGCCTGGGATCTGCTCAGTGACGAGGAGCGCACCGCCAAGGACGGCGCTGTGGAGATGTTCCTCAAGAGCCTGGAGTTGATCAGCACCTTCAACCCCGAGCTCACCGCCGGCCAGCTGCTGGAGGTGGAGCGCAAGATGGCCGTCACCAAGAAGCAGGCCTTCGAGCGCTGGGTGGCCCGTTCCCTGCGGCGGCGGGAGCAAAGCGAGCAGCGTGAGCGGCGCCGTTTCGATCGCCAGCGCAGCCTGCTGGCCTGGCGCGAGTGGTGCGGCCTGGAGGTGA encodes:
- the guaA gene encoding glutamine-hydrolyzing GMP synthase; translation: MPVLDAASQSTRHPAIVILDFGSQYSELIARRVRETEVFSLVMAYTTTAEELKAIKPKGIILSGGPSSVYEPGAPVCDPGIWELGIPVLGVCYGMQLMVQQLGGAVVAAGKAEYGKAPLHVDDPIDLLTNVESGSTMWMSHGDSVERLPDGFVRLAHTDNTPEAAVADHQRRLYGVQFHPEVVHSTCGMALIRNFVYHICGCEADWTTAAFIEEAVADVRAQVGDKRVLLALSGGVDSSTLAFLLHRAIGDQLTCMFIDQGFMRKGEPEFLTDFFDKKFHIRVEYINARERFISKLAGITDPEEKRKLIGTEFIRVFEEESKRLGPFDYLAQGTLYPDVIESAGTNIDPKTGERVAVKIKSHHNVGGLPKDLQFKLVEPLRRLFKDEVRKVGRNLGLPEEIVGRHPFPGPGLAIRILGEVTSEKLNILRDADLIVREEIRDAGLYNEIWQAFAVLLPVRSVGVMGDKRTYAFPVVLRCVSSEDGMTADWSRLPYDLLETISNRIVNEVKGVNRVVLDITSKPPGTIEWE
- a CDS encoding cobalt-precorrin-5B (C(1))-methyltransferase, which translates into the protein MAFAAPAPVSSSVPSAAASRPDHSSAGGGFTLPVWLAAAARAALQQLRAEPVQRPQSLQLEAGLVPVPIEAVAPLEDGCALAMVRCDPGEAVLDLTRGLLLWVQLRWLDGPGDWLELVAGHGVGRLAASGEACLSGYARELLEWNLRPLLPPGRRLALRIVIPEGARLAARTSNAAFGVVDGLALIGTQATVQRSAAPEQLEAALAELRRRAAAPGFGGELVLVIGENGLDLAPRLGLPPELLLKAGNWLGPLLVAAAEAGVRRLLLFGYQGKLIKLAGGIFHTHHHLADGRAEVLTALAALEGLAGADLEALHGAATVDQAMAQLSRHQPALAGRLQGRIAAAVERRSSAYLERHGQPAMAVGAVLFDRDRRVCAAGPVGALLRQDLSAGVSGNPGGVPAAEAAKGDS